Below is a window of Methanocaldococcus jannaschii DSM 2661 DNA.
TAGTGACTCAATATCAACATTATCTGGCATGTCTATAAATTCGTCATCTACTATAATAGCTTTATTAATTAGAATTTTATCCTTTAAAGTGTCAAACCATGGTTTAAATTCTCTCTTAATTTTTCCAAAAACAACTGGCTTATTTTTACATCTTTCAATTTTATTCACTGCCTCATTAAAAGATTTCTTATCTTTAATATTTACCTCTACAAATTCTCTGCATTCAATATCAATTTTTTCTATATCAGAGATATCCAAATCATTTCCACTAAAATCAACTAAGTAAAATCCTTTTCCTTCTTTTTTATAGTCCTCATATTCATTTCTATAAATAATTTCTGTTGAACCACTGTAAGCTAAAATTCCATCATTAAACCTCTCTAAAATCCTCTTGTGAATATGTCCCAACGCATAGTAGGAAAATTTTGGTAAATCAAAATGTTCAAGTTCATAGTCAAGTGGAATATATGGATTTATTCCCTGATGAAGCATCAATATCTTTTTTTTATAGTTTTTAGCTTCTGATTCAAAATTTTTTAATTTATCTAACATCTCCTCTCTTTTGCTCTTTTTGTGATAATAAGTCCCACAGATAAATATCTCTTCCCCATTTACATTTATAACATCTTTTCCATCTAAAATTTTAACGTAATCTTTTAGTAAGGCTAATGGAGATTCCTCCCCTAACCTTCTTGGCATTTCATGGTTTCCTGCAACAATATAAACCTTTATATTATTTTCATGTAATTTTTTAAACGCCTGCATAGCTATTCTTAAAGCTTTTACTGGAGGTCTCAAATCGTTAAATAAATCACCACTATGTAAAACAACATCTGGCTTTATCTCTAAAATCTTTTTTATACATAATTTAAATGAGTCGTAAATATCTTTTTCCCTATCATCCAAGTTATACTGTCTATAACCTAAGTGATTATCAGCTATATGAACGAACATCATATACTATCCCTCAAATTTTTATTTTGTGATAGAATAATTAATGCATAAAATTTAAATATGTTAAACCTACAGTTTTTATATTTATGGTGATAACATGAGAGTCATAGGCGTTATTGGTTATAAAGATTCTGGTAAAACAACCCTAATTGAAGAAATTCTAAAACATTCTGATAAAAAAATAGCAGTTATCAAGCACACTAAAGAAGATGTAGAAGTAGATAAAAAAGGAACTGATACTTACAGATTGTCAAACGCGGGAGCTAAAATAACAGTTTTAGCAACTGACAGTAAAACAGTTTTCTTTACAGATAGGATGGATTTAGAAAACATTTTATCAGTATTATCAGATTACAATATAGATTTTGTTATTATAGAAGGTTTTAAAGAGGCTTTAAAAAGGTTAAACATCCCTAAGATAGTTATGCTTAAGGATAAAGATGGGAGTGATTTGATTGATGACCATACAGCAATGATAATTGAAGATTACAACTACAACATTGACGATGTTTTAAAAGTTATTTATGAAAAAGCCGTAGTTCCTACAATGAACTTAAACTGTGGACATTGTGGGTATAACTGCAGAACATTTGTTAAGGCAGTTGTTAAAGGAGAAGCAAGATGGGATGATTGTGTATTAGCGAAAGGTATAAAAATAATTGTTGATGGTAAAATAATTCCTGCTGTTCCTTTTGTCTCTAAGATTGTTGGTAGCACAATTAAAGCAATGATTGAAACCTTGAAAGGTGTTGATAATCCAAAGACTATC
It encodes the following:
- the mobB gene encoding molybdopterin-guanine dinucleotide biosynthesis protein B translates to MRVIGVIGYKDSGKTTLIEEILKHSDKKIAVIKHTKEDVEVDKKGTDTYRLSNAGAKITVLATDSKTVFFTDRMDLENILSVLSDYNIDFVIIEGFKEALKRLNIPKIVMLKDKDGSDLIDDHTAMIIEDYNYNIDDVLKVIYEKAVVPTMNLNCGHCGYNCRTFVKAVVKGEARWDDCVLAKGIKIIVDGKIIPAVPFVSKIVGSTIKAMIETLKGVDNPKTIKVEIDVSKLK
- a CDS encoding DNA repair exonuclease, with product MMFVHIADNHLGYRQYNLDDREKDIYDSFKLCIKKILEIKPDVVLHSGDLFNDLRPPVKALRIAMQAFKKLHENNIKVYIVAGNHEMPRRLGEESPLALLKDYVKILDGKDVINVNGEEIFICGTYYHKKSKREEMLDKLKNFESEAKNYKKKILMLHQGINPYIPLDYELEHFDLPKFSYYALGHIHKRILERFNDGILAYSGSTEIIYRNEYEDYKKEGKGFYLVDFSGNDLDISDIEKIDIECREFVEVNIKDKKSFNEAVNKIERCKNKPVVFGKIKREFKPWFDTLKDKILINKAIIVDDEFIDMPDNVDIESLNIKELLVDYANRQGIDGDLVLSLYKALLNNENWKELLDEYYNTKFRG